A section of the Candidatus Nitrosacidococcus sp. I8 genome encodes:
- a CDS encoding glycosyltransferase family protein — MSHKVLFAVHDWGLGHATRDLIVIRALLDAGHEVGVVSYGRAMMLLRSMLADRCTFYELKDIPKPLGRYAATFYIRMSLAIPEVFWIYRKERLFAQHLCKTQGYDRIISDSRFGMALTEVPSYYLFHSLRQIIPGRPHWLEYFVERNQQHLLRRAQGILIPDEEQNSGLAGDLCHNVACNWGDQVKFIGPIADMQTLNVEKDIRCFISVSGAEPQRTILEEIILKQVKNLEGRIVVALGRPENPEIVSDDGRITIYSFLDRKRQIEMINRANTVVTRSGYTTLMELSQIGCKALLIPTVGQSEQEYLAEYHREKGYVHSVLQNQVNLLQDVAIAEALPGLPKMSATKDSVQRLLSIVVG; from the coding sequence ATGAGCCACAAAGTATTATTTGCTGTTCATGATTGGGGTCTTGGACATGCTACTCGTGATTTAATCGTGATTCGTGCTCTTTTAGACGCAGGTCATGAGGTAGGTGTCGTATCTTATGGGCGTGCTATGATGCTTTTGCGATCCATGTTGGCTGACCGATGTACATTTTATGAACTTAAAGATATTCCTAAACCTTTAGGTCGGTATGCAGCTACATTCTATATTAGGATGAGCTTAGCTATACCTGAAGTATTTTGGATATATCGAAAAGAACGGTTATTTGCTCAGCATTTATGTAAAACACAAGGCTACGATCGGATTATTTCTGATAGCCGGTTCGGTATGGCACTTACTGAAGTGCCTAGTTATTATTTATTTCACTCTTTACGCCAAATTATTCCAGGTCGTCCCCATTGGTTAGAGTACTTTGTTGAGCGAAACCAGCAGCATTTGTTACGCCGAGCCCAAGGAATCCTAATACCAGATGAAGAACAAAATAGTGGGCTTGCTGGAGATCTATGCCACAATGTGGCGTGTAACTGGGGGGATCAGGTGAAATTCATTGGCCCTATCGCTGATATGCAAACTCTTAATGTAGAGAAAGATATACGTTGTTTTATTAGTGTCTCAGGAGCAGAACCTCAGCGCACTATTTTGGAAGAAATTATCCTGAAACAGGTAAAAAATTTAGAAGGTAGAATTGTGGTTGCACTAGGTCGTCCTGAAAACCCAGAAATTGTGTCCGACGATGGTCGAATTACTATTTATAGTTTTTTAGATCGGAAGAGGCAAATTGAAATGATAAACCGGGCTAACACTGTTGTAACCCGCTCCGGTTATACAACTTTGATGGAGCTTTCTCAAATTGGCTGTAAAGCACTACTAATCCCTACAGTAGGTCAAAGTGAACAGGAATATTTAGCTGAGTATCATCGAGAAAAAGGCTATGTACATAGCGTATTACAGAATCAGGTAAATCTATTACAGGATGTTGCAATTGCAGAGGCATTACCTGGACTGCCTAAGATGTCTGCAACTAAAGACTCAGTACAACGGTTACTGTCTATTGTGGTGGGTTAA
- a CDS encoding enoyl-ACP reductase, which produces MGFLANKKALIIGIASARSIAWGVAQAMHREGAELALTYQNEKLQSRVEKLASECNAKITLPCDVSNDKQINDLFARLKHDWSHIDIIIHSVAFAPRDHLQGDYVDSVTREGFRIAHDISSYSFCALAKAGREMMRGQNGALLTLSYLGAERTIPNYNVMGVAKASLEANVRYMAASLGSEGIRVNAVSAGPIKTLAASGIDDFNRFLSYSEKNTPLKRNVTIEEVGNTAAFLCSDLASGITGEVVYVDGGYHIVGMANDF; this is translated from the coding sequence ATGGGGTTTCTAGCCAATAAGAAAGCTCTGATTATCGGGATTGCAAGCGCTAGATCAATTGCTTGGGGTGTTGCTCAAGCAATGCACCGAGAGGGAGCAGAGCTAGCACTAACCTATCAAAATGAAAAGCTTCAAAGCCGGGTAGAAAAACTTGCCTCAGAATGTAATGCTAAAATTACTCTACCCTGCGATGTAAGTAATGATAAGCAAATTAATGATCTTTTTGCCCGACTAAAGCATGATTGGTCTCACATAGATATTATTATTCATTCTGTTGCTTTTGCTCCACGAGATCATTTGCAAGGAGATTATGTAGATAGCGTAACTAGAGAGGGTTTTCGCATCGCACATGATATTAGCTCTTATAGCTTTTGTGCCCTTGCAAAAGCTGGAAGGGAAATGATGAGAGGGCAAAACGGAGCGTTACTTACCTTAAGTTATTTAGGAGCCGAACGCACAATTCCCAACTACAATGTGATGGGGGTTGCTAAAGCTAGTCTTGAAGCAAATGTACGCTATATGGCAGCCTCATTAGGATCGGAAGGAATCCGAGTGAATGCTGTTTCAGCAGGACCAATTAAAACCCTAGCAGCTTCAGGAATAGATGATTTTAATCGATTCCTATCCTATTCTGAAAAAAATACACCCCTTAAACGTAATGTAACGATCGAAGAGGTAGGAAACACCGCAGCTTTTCTTTGTTCTGATTTAGCCTCTGGAATCACTGGAGAAGTAGTTTATGTAGATGGAGGTTATCATATTGTAGGTATGGCTAATGATTTTTAG
- a CDS encoding lysylphosphatidylglycerol synthase domain-containing protein, which yields MKYKYLLPSWLKALMVPRRILLVLISLALLITVFGLSDIFRVLERWQLLQISTIFIVFLCALLYLILKCWQFGHLMAISGLKVCWQPCGFAFAIGEISLTLPLGVYSENYILQKTQGTNFSDSAASTTVMLALEIVMLILLLGIIPIPNWPQIQVASLGGIILCGIVLFLTKDTNFLINIVKKYITRDGWIGTIALEVYYFLSRLRLISQPSVLLSNLFVTTVYMLALMFAFYQIGVDMNASSFCFDQAIIIYSFGLLIAMSFGSLLSQFGILELSGATAAQAWGIDLQDGLAILLWFRLLWTMSVWIVCFLVIFYLWGDLGKKIIKDN from the coding sequence GTGAAATATAAATATTTATTGCCAAGCTGGTTAAAGGCTTTAATGGTACCTCGGCGTATTTTATTAGTGCTTATCTCTTTAGCTTTGCTCATCACTGTATTTGGGCTATCTGATATCTTTAGAGTACTTGAGCGCTGGCAATTGTTACAGATCAGCACCATATTTATAGTATTTTTATGTGCATTGCTTTATTTAATATTAAAGTGCTGGCAGTTTGGTCATTTAATGGCTATTTCTGGACTGAAAGTATGCTGGCAGCCTTGTGGATTTGCTTTTGCTATTGGTGAAATTTCCCTTACCCTACCTCTAGGTGTTTACTCAGAGAATTATATTTTGCAAAAAACTCAAGGGACTAATTTTTCTGATTCAGCGGCAAGTACTACGGTAATGCTTGCTTTAGAAATTGTCATGCTTATTTTACTTTTAGGCATTATTCCAATCCCAAATTGGCCACAAATACAAGTTGCTTCCTTAGGAGGAATTATTCTCTGCGGCATTGTATTATTTTTAACTAAGGATACTAATTTTTTAATCAATATAGTTAAAAAATATATTACTAGAGACGGCTGGATCGGTACAATTGCTTTAGAAGTTTATTATTTTTTATCCCGTTTGCGGTTAATTAGCCAGCCTTCAGTGCTTTTAAGCAATCTATTTGTTACGACAGTATATATGCTGGCACTTATGTTTGCATTTTACCAAATAGGTGTAGACATGAATGCTAGCTCTTTTTGTTTTGACCAAGCGATTATCATTTACTCTTTTGGGCTATTAATTGCCATGTCGTTTGGTAGCTTACTTAGCCAATTTGGTATTTTGGAGCTCTCTGGTGCAACTGCTGCTCAAGCTTGGGGGATAGATTTGCAAGATGGGCTTGCTATATTACTTTGGTTTCGGCTACTTTGGACCATGAGTGTTTGGATTGTTTGTTTTTTAGTTATTTTCTATCTATGGGGAGATCTAGGTAAAAAAATTATTAAAGATAATTAA
- a CDS encoding HU family DNA-binding protein, with product MNKTELIDAISKKGDLKKTETARVVDSIIEAITDTLSRGEQVVLIGFGTFSVRDRAARTGRNPQTGEEIKIKASKNPVFKAGKTLKDAVN from the coding sequence ATGAATAAAACAGAACTTATTGATGCAATTTCAAAAAAAGGTGATTTAAAAAAGACAGAAACTGCCCGTGTTGTTGATTCTATCATAGAAGCAATTACAGATACCCTTAGTCGAGGGGAACAAGTTGTTCTTATTGGGTTTGGTACTTTCTCAGTTAGAGATAGAGCAGCCCGCACAGGACGTAATCCGCAAACGGGAGAAGAGATAAAAATTAAAGCATCAAAAAATCCTGTATTTAAAGCTGGAAAAACTCTTAAAGATGCCGTAAACTAA
- a CDS encoding ribonuclease domain-containing protein, translated as MRLRTDNFLLIIIISLSLVCFHSAAIGKGHHYSNQDTTEEFDQVSQNLKAFMIEGQEKIGQLTQSIQETIKRNYPNFFENIKEKSENSTQVAQNITGQNNQKLNYNLQYQEITQLTQPTTVVAYLKEYRRLPDYYLTKSRARHLGWISSKGNLCDILPNHAIGGDRFGNREKRLPMSRGRIYFEADLNYQCDRRGADRLIYSSDGLIFITQDHYQTFQPQ; from the coding sequence ATGCGACTCAGAACAGATAATTTTTTACTAATTATTATTATAAGTCTTAGCTTAGTTTGTTTTCACTCAGCAGCTATTGGAAAAGGGCATCACTATTCTAATCAAGACACTACAGAAGAATTTGATCAAGTTTCTCAAAACTTGAAAGCCTTTATGATAGAAGGGCAGGAAAAAATTGGGCAGCTAACCCAATCTATACAAGAAACGATCAAAAGAAATTATCCAAATTTTTTTGAAAATATAAAAGAAAAGAGTGAGAACTCAACTCAAGTAGCACAAAACATAACGGGGCAAAATAATCAAAAGCTTAACTATAATTTACAATATCAAGAAATAACACAACTCACTCAACCAACTACAGTAGTTGCTTATTTGAAAGAATATAGAAGATTACCCGATTATTATCTTACAAAAAGCCGAGCAAGGCATTTAGGCTGGATTTCAAGCAAGGGAAATCTCTGTGATATTCTTCCTAATCATGCCATTGGAGGAGATCGTTTTGGAAATAGGGAAAAGCGACTTCCTATGAGTAGGGGGAGAATTTACTTTGAGGCCGATTTAAACTATCAATGTGACCGTAGAGGAGCAGATCGTCTTATTTATAGTTCTGATGGTCTAATTTTTATCACCCAAGATCATTACCAAACGTTTCAGCCTCAGTAA
- a CDS encoding SurA N-terminal domain-containing protein — MLGAIRDRAKGILSWVIVGLIAIPFTLWGINNYFQDKGETIAASVNGKEITLVEFRTAFQRYTQQMRMLMGDSFSETTLDDPKVRKKVLNELIEQRLLIEEIGRLKLAMNDSDLIQVIGDNQAFHDENGVFDNRLYQSVLGTQGLTPALYESKLRTSILSDQLISALALSAFVTQEELKDIARLRFQKREIGYGIIPAAQFNDSIEINEDKLHQFYEDYKEDFRVPNQVVINYLHLKGETLAKEAPISEEELQAFYEETKAQYTKPEQRRVSHILISLAPDASEKDKQAAQERIDAILVTLKDKSFEEVAKEDSQDSGSARNGGDLGFFGKGTMDPAFEEAAFSLKNVGDITDPVLSKFGYHIIKLTDTHTGEVKAFDQVKEDLVAKYRQRKVEDEFYEKADTLDNLAYENPSSLEIAANALGLPIETSNPFSKDGLGTAGIMTNPKIIETAFSEEVLDEGVNSQTIELGDHNLVVLRINKSIPTHIPEFSDIHEKVQAKMILAESKIKAETLGQQLIKQLEQGEWPQAIFGVKNVDWHKKEFYTHNFFDTQINPEVLRVVYDSNRPKSEIPIFTGDFLSNGDYAVLGIYKVEDGVFDKLDENVRKGLTQEIERSRGEIAYRSFVEGLKEKAKIKIYTDSF, encoded by the coding sequence ATGCTGGGAGCTATTAGGGATCGAGCTAAAGGGATTTTATCTTGGGTCATTGTTGGCTTAATTGCCATTCCATTTACTCTATGGGGAATTAATAATTATTTCCAAGATAAAGGAGAGACTATTGCTGCTTCAGTAAATGGTAAAGAAATTACGCTTGTAGAATTTCGCACCGCATTTCAACGCTATACTCAGCAGATGCGTATGCTGATGGGTGATTCTTTTTCAGAAACTACGCTAGATGATCCTAAGGTAAGAAAAAAAGTTCTAAATGAACTCATTGAACAACGCTTACTGATAGAGGAAATAGGGCGGCTTAAATTAGCTATGAACGACTCTGATTTGATCCAAGTTATTGGTGATAATCAAGCATTTCATGATGAAAATGGAGTTTTTGACAACCGACTGTACCAAAGCGTCCTCGGCACCCAAGGACTAACACCCGCGCTATATGAATCCAAATTACGTACTTCTATATTAAGTGATCAGCTCATTTCTGCATTAGCTCTTTCTGCCTTTGTCACTCAAGAAGAGCTTAAAGATATTGCCCGGCTTCGCTTTCAAAAGCGAGAAATTGGTTATGGCATTATTCCAGCAGCTCAGTTTAATGATTCTATTGAAATTAATGAAGATAAACTTCATCAGTTCTACGAAGATTACAAAGAAGATTTTAGAGTACCTAATCAAGTGGTGATTAATTATCTTCACTTAAAAGGAGAAACCCTAGCCAAAGAAGCACCTATTAGTGAAGAAGAGTTACAAGCTTTTTATGAAGAGACAAAAGCTCAATATACTAAACCTGAGCAAAGACGAGTGAGTCATATTTTGATTTCTCTTGCTCCAGATGCTAGTGAAAAAGATAAGCAAGCTGCACAAGAAAGGATCGATGCAATTTTAGTAACCCTAAAAGATAAATCTTTTGAAGAGGTTGCTAAAGAGGATTCTCAGGATTCTGGATCTGCTAGAAATGGGGGAGATTTAGGTTTTTTTGGTAAAGGAACTATGGATCCAGCTTTCGAAGAGGCTGCATTTTCATTAAAAAATGTAGGAGATATAACTGATCCAGTTTTAAGTAAGTTTGGATATCATATTATTAAATTAACAGATACCCATACAGGTGAAGTTAAAGCCTTTGATCAAGTAAAAGAAGATCTTGTAGCAAAATATCGTCAAAGAAAAGTTGAGGATGAGTTTTATGAAAAGGCAGATACTTTAGATAATTTAGCCTATGAAAATCCTTCTTCTCTCGAAATTGCTGCTAATGCATTAGGATTACCAATTGAGACAAGTAATCCATTTTCTAAGGATGGATTAGGTACAGCTGGTATTATGACTAATCCAAAAATTATTGAAACTGCATTTAGTGAAGAAGTATTAGATGAAGGAGTAAATAGTCAAACTATTGAGCTTGGAGATCATAACTTAGTAGTATTACGAATTAATAAAAGTATTCCTACTCATATTCCAGAATTTAGCGACATTCACGAAAAAGTACAAGCTAAAATGATATTAGCCGAATCTAAAATAAAAGCAGAAACACTTGGTCAGCAACTTATCAAACAGCTTGAACAAGGAGAGTGGCCACAAGCGATTTTTGGTGTAAAAAATGTAGATTGGCACAAAAAAGAATTTTATACCCACAATTTTTTTGATACCCAGATTAACCCAGAAGTATTAAGAGTAGTTTACGATTCAAATCGCCCTAAATCCGAAATTCCTATTTTTACAGGAGATTTTCTAAGTAATGGAGACTATGCAGTACTGGGGATTTATAAGGTAGAAGACGGGGTATTTGATAAATTAGATGAAAATGTACGCAAAGGACTGACTCAAGAGATTGAGCGTAGTAGAGGTGAAATTGCTTATCGTAGTTTTGTTGAGGGATTAAAAGAAAAAGCAAAAATCAAAATATATACAGATAGCTTTTAG
- the abc-f gene encoding ribosomal protection-like ABC-F family protein: protein MSLTPLISTYSISKSYGSRALFSNISLNFFPNERLGLIGPNGAGKSTLLKILAGVDSPDSGKIIQKNSLFTTYLPQSDQLDPSQTIEEILFTSLPKEAEKSDYTQHIIHITQQAGFTHLNQKVAELSGGWRKKLAISRGLLQKPDLLLMDEPTNHLDLEGVLWLEQVLQTASFAFILISHDRYFLENVTNRIIDLNRQYPEGYLKVEGSYSTFLQQKETIIHQQLQKEEVLSNKVQRELAWLQRGAKARTSKAKFRLDGAEQLKNELKEVQIQNRQSKTATIDFSTTERKTKKLLEAQNISISRGEKILFKNLSLQLSPSQCLGILGRNGSGKTTLIQVLRGDLNPESGQIIRANGLKIVTFDQQREQLNPADTLKRSLCPLGDNILFQGNSIHVTAWAKRFLFSEEKLNLPISQLSGGEQARILIANLMLKPADILLLDEPTNDLDIPTLEVLEENLKEFPGAIILITHDRYFLDRLSDRILYLDGNGKVEFFADYHQWLALNNNQLVKNNNLISNLSNPHVESQEKKIAQGLSYEERKELNRIEQKIAKAEQIITDLQQQLYGSEVKNNSEYLAALHAQIQEAQAQVDQFYCRWEILEARNKDS, encoded by the coding sequence ATGTCATTAACACCACTGATTAGCACCTATTCCATAAGCAAGTCTTATGGATCTCGTGCTTTATTCTCTAATATTTCTCTAAATTTTTTCCCTAATGAGCGTTTAGGATTAATAGGACCCAATGGGGCTGGAAAATCTACTCTATTAAAAATTCTTGCAGGGGTAGATAGCCCAGATTCCGGGAAGATTATTCAAAAAAATAGCCTCTTTACCACCTATCTTCCTCAAAGTGATCAGCTCGATCCTAGCCAAACTATTGAAGAAATCTTATTTACTTCTTTGCCTAAAGAGGCAGAAAAGAGTGATTATACTCAGCATATTATTCATATTACCCAACAAGCTGGATTTACTCATTTAAATCAAAAAGTAGCAGAATTATCGGGTGGTTGGCGCAAGAAGTTAGCAATTAGCAGAGGATTACTGCAAAAACCGGATTTATTACTCATGGATGAACCCACTAACCATCTAGATTTAGAAGGTGTGTTATGGTTAGAGCAAGTGCTACAAACAGCATCTTTTGCTTTTATTCTAATTAGCCATGATCGTTATTTTTTAGAAAATGTAACCAATAGAATTATTGATTTGAATCGGCAATATCCCGAAGGATACTTAAAAGTAGAGGGTAGTTACAGTACTTTTCTTCAACAAAAAGAAACAATTATTCATCAGCAGCTACAAAAAGAGGAGGTACTGTCTAATAAGGTACAGAGAGAGTTAGCTTGGTTACAGAGAGGTGCAAAGGCTAGAACTTCAAAAGCCAAATTTCGCCTTGATGGTGCAGAACAGCTTAAAAATGAGTTAAAAGAAGTTCAAATCCAAAATCGACAAAGTAAAACTGCTACTATTGATTTTAGTACTACTGAGAGAAAAACTAAAAAATTATTAGAAGCACAAAATATTAGTATAAGCCGAGGAGAAAAAATTCTTTTTAAAAATTTAAGCTTGCAACTCTCTCCAAGCCAATGTTTAGGTATCCTAGGGCGTAATGGCAGTGGAAAAACAACGCTGATTCAGGTTCTAAGGGGAGATCTTAACCCTGAATCTGGCCAGATAATCCGTGCTAATGGATTAAAAATAGTAACTTTCGATCAGCAAAGAGAACAATTAAACCCTGCAGATACATTAAAACGATCTTTATGCCCCTTAGGAGATAATATCTTATTTCAAGGTAATTCAATCCATGTCACAGCTTGGGCAAAACGCTTTTTATTTTCCGAGGAAAAGTTAAATCTTCCTATTTCACAGCTCTCTGGTGGAGAGCAGGCACGAATTTTAATTGCAAACTTAATGTTAAAGCCTGCTGATATTTTATTACTTGATGAACCTACTAATGATCTAGATATTCCAACTCTTGAAGTATTAGAGGAAAATTTAAAGGAGTTTCCGGGTGCTATTATTTTAATTACCCATGATCGCTATTTTTTAGACCGGCTTAGCGATCGGATACTTTATTTAGATGGCAATGGAAAAGTAGAATTTTTTGCAGACTATCATCAGTGGCTCGCACTAAATAATAATCAGCTTGTTAAAAACAACAATCTAATTAGTAACCTTAGTAACCCACACGTTGAGTCTCAAGAAAAAAAAATAGCACAAGGCCTAAGCTATGAAGAACGAAAAGAGTTGAACCGGATAGAACAAAAAATTGCTAAAGCGGAGCAAATCATCACTGATCTACAGCAACAGCTCTACGGATCAGAAGTGAAAAATAATTCAGAGTATTTAGCAGCTTTACACGCACAAATCCAAGAAGCACAAGCTCAAGTAGATCAATTCTACTGCAGGTGGGAGATTCTAGAAGCACGTAATAAAGATAGTTAA
- a CDS encoding DUF2141 domain-containing protein: MNILRTRSQFIPFIFFIFSFFSIEVVWATQHEGCCDASKASTPVLSQLKEGDEGATFEIKINRIDPKAGHVRIAIYNNSENWLKKPIYAAILSAEDTDEVEWTIHNIPPGSYALACFHDRDMSGDFYMGILGINRERYCFSHNIQAFFGPPHWDQAKFDVDDHMVKELNIRLR, translated from the coding sequence ATGAATATTCTGCGTACTAGGTCACAGTTCATTCCGTTTATTTTCTTTATTTTTAGCTTTTTTTCGATAGAAGTAGTATGGGCAACTCAGCATGAAGGATGTTGTGATGCTTCTAAAGCGAGTACACCTGTGCTATCACAGCTCAAGGAAGGCGACGAAGGTGCAACATTTGAAATAAAAATTAATAGGATTGATCCAAAGGCTGGGCATGTTCGAATAGCAATTTATAATAATTCAGAAAATTGGCTTAAAAAGCCAATTTATGCCGCTATTCTTAGTGCTGAAGATACAGATGAAGTAGAGTGGACCATTCACAATATACCTCCTGGCTCCTATGCTTTGGCCTGCTTTCATGATCGGGATATGAGTGGCGATTTTTATATGGGAATTTTAGGGATTAATAGAGAGAGATATTGTTTCTCCCATAATATACAAGCATTTTTTGGACCACCTCATTGGGATCAGGCTAAATTTGATGTAGATGATCACATGGTTAAAGAGCTTAATATTCGTTTGCGTTAA
- a CDS encoding neutral zinc metallopeptidase, with protein MDWEGRRESDNVEDQRGSPTGGLAAGGGIVGLVIYLLVTFFGGSPQTANLASQVGGRLADEFITTHSDRQLTPDEKKTGKFVATVFADTEDVWTELLKNTKTPYRYPKLVLFTGQVSTGCGGASSAVGPFYCPVDEKVYLDLDFYNELKHRFGAIGGDFSIAYIIAHEVGHHVQNILGTSNQVRKAQQGTSQVGKNKLSVALELQADFYAGVFAHYEQKYLDSRDIDEALSAAQAVGDDAIQRKVQRQVNPDSFTHGTSEQRKRWFTKGYQTGDINQGNIFAQLK; from the coding sequence ATGGATTGGGAAGGAAGAAGAGAAAGCGATAATGTAGAAGATCAAAGAGGAAGCCCAACCGGTGGGTTAGCCGCTGGAGGTGGTATTGTTGGGTTGGTGATCTATTTATTAGTTACTTTTTTTGGAGGTAGCCCTCAAACTGCTAATCTAGCTTCCCAGGTTGGAGGCAGATTGGCTGATGAATTTATTACTACCCACTCTGATCGCCAGCTTACACCTGATGAAAAGAAAACAGGGAAGTTTGTAGCTACTGTTTTTGCTGATACAGAAGATGTATGGACAGAATTACTAAAAAATACAAAAACTCCTTACAGGTATCCTAAATTGGTATTATTTACTGGACAGGTATCTACGGGTTGTGGAGGAGCTAGTTCAGCAGTAGGACCTTTTTATTGTCCAGTAGATGAAAAAGTATATCTAGATCTAGATTTTTATAACGAGCTTAAGCATCGATTTGGTGCTATAGGCGGGGATTTTTCTATTGCCTATATTATTGCCCATGAGGTAGGTCATCATGTACAAAATATTCTAGGTACTAGTAACCAAGTCAGAAAAGCACAGCAAGGGACCTCCCAAGTAGGTAAAAATAAGCTATCAGTAGCTTTGGAATTACAAGCTGATTTTTATGCAGGCGTATTTGCTCACTATGAGCAAAAATACCTTGATTCTAGGGACATTGATGAAGCTTTAAGTGCTGCCCAAGCAGTAGGTGATGATGCTATTCAAAGAAAAGTACAAAGACAAGTAAATCCTGATTCATTTACCCATGGGACCTCTGAACAAAGAAAGCGCTGGTTTACCAAAGGGTATCAAACAGGAGATATTAATCAAGGCAATATATTTGCACAACTTAAGTAA
- a CDS encoding barstar family protein: MNNISIDFSEIKTFNDFYIQLKIKIAIPDYFGNNLDALYDFFSGEASLPLNIEFNNMSTEQINTFQSLIETMEALSTEVPEIYFHYY; this comes from the coding sequence ATGAATAACATTTCCATAGATTTTTCAGAAATAAAAACCTTTAATGATTTTTATATTCAATTAAAAATAAAAATAGCAATACCTGACTACTTTGGTAATAATTTAGATGCACTCTATGATTTTTTCAGTGGGGAGGCATCACTACCATTAAATATTGAATTTAACAATATGAGCACAGAGCAGATCAATACTTTCCAATCGCTTATTGAAACCATGGAAGCACTTTCTACTGAAGTGCCTGAAATTTATTTTCATTATTATTAA
- a CDS encoding class I SAM-dependent methyltransferase, with protein MPESNQHWNSQSYKEHAHFVPTLGTPIIKWLAPKPEEYILDLGCGDGTLTEKIASIGCTVVGVDSSPEFVSEACSRGIDARLMDGANLQFNEEFDGVFSNAALHWMKENHSVARGVWNALIPNGRFIGEFGGKGNIQTIVMVLYEVLEKYSINAHSLNPWYFPSVKEYQDMLESVGFEIIRIIQFERPTVLATGIQQWVKVFAQSFISDLPISDQIACINIIQNKLYPLLYKNNQWVADYVRLRFEARKI; from the coding sequence ATGCCTGAGAGTAACCAACATTGGAATTCTCAAAGTTATAAAGAGCATGCTCATTTTGTACCTACTCTTGGTACCCCTATCATAAAGTGGCTAGCTCCAAAACCAGAAGAGTACATTCTTGATTTAGGTTGTGGCGATGGTACCTTAACAGAAAAAATAGCCTCTATAGGTTGTACTGTTGTTGGGGTAGATAGCAGCCCAGAATTTGTTAGTGAAGCATGCTCTCGAGGTATTGATGCAAGATTAATGGATGGGGCAAACTTGCAGTTTAATGAAGAATTTGATGGTGTATTTAGTAATGCAGCACTACATTGGATGAAAGAGAACCATTCTGTAGCAAGAGGCGTATGGAATGCACTTATCCCTAATGGAAGGTTTATTGGAGAGTTTGGTGGAAAGGGAAATATTCAAACCATAGTTATGGTGCTATACGAAGTGTTAGAAAAATATAGCATTAACGCTCACTCTCTTAATCCTTGGTATTTTCCTAGTGTAAAGGAATATCAAGATATGCTTGAATCGGTTGGGTTTGAAATAATAAGAATCATCCAATTTGAACGTCCTACGGTGCTCGCAACGGGTATCCAGCAGTGGGTTAAAGTCTTTGCTCAATCTTTTATTTCTGATCTTCCAATATCTGATCAAATAGCTTGTATTAATATTATACAAAATAAACTCTATCCTTTATTGTACAAAAATAATCAATGGGTAGCTGATTATGTACGTCTACGGTTTGAAGCTAGAAAAATTTAA